The Hevea brasiliensis isolate MT/VB/25A 57/8 chromosome 1, ASM3005281v1, whole genome shotgun sequence DNA segment TTTGATCTTCTGAAAGCCATAATATAACTGTTTCTGTAAGCCTCATCAATAGCAATGTAGCAAATCTTTCCCTTCCTACAAACATATCTGCTGCTATGCTAGCCATTCGGTTCAGTTTTAGAAAAAGTTCCTACATTGTATCATGATAACAGGAACCCATAAGAACTCATATCAATAGATTAGATAATATATATGATGCAATACAGTGAGACTAGATATTAAAAATAGTTCATTGTCCTTATATTCAGAAATAATTAACCATTCAAAAGCACTCACAAATCACAGAGCTTTTCCTCGGCAGCACAAGTTTCAGTCTCATATTTCCACACGCCAAATGCAAGTCGATAGAGAATTTAACCAATTTACAATTTCTTTCAATCCAGATAAGTCCCCAAAACAGCCTCCAATTAATATGAATCAcataaaattttctcaaccaaacATTTTAACTGGTCAATGATATGATGTAGGAATGGCAATGTGGCAGAGGAGGTTTTGGCATTCCCATTTCCTTCCAATTAAGCATCAGAACAGGGGCAGTTATCCTTGTATtcgtttttataatttataaatgactaaagaacttattttttaatatattaaatcaaATACTGTAGCATATACGTTAACTTTTGCATACTATTAATTAATAGAGTAAAGAAGAATAATATCAAGTAATAAATTATACATTTTcaggaaaatataagaaataaatttactttcagaaaataatttttttacatatttatataagttaaaaattattaagatactttttttttttttttgaaattagggaAAAATTGGGGCAGGGTAGGCATTCCCCATTGTGTTTGAAGTGGGATACTGTTTTCCCATTGTGGAGGAGTCAAGTTATCATCTCTAACTATAAAGTCACCTAAACTAATCTACCAAAAATAGTTATGCCATAACTGTTAAATTCAATTCTTCCACCAAATTGCAGGTCCCAAAGAGTCCTCAAACTTTTAATGAAAAGTATAAATGACAGTGTCACATGCCCAGACGTGTGAGAGACATGTGAGACGCACACATAAAATGTAGTAAACCAAGTGCCAATATGATAAGCTCACAATTGAAGTCAAGGTAACCAACATGAAAAAGCAACAGAAAATTGTTCTAGTTTCTCTTGCTCCAATAAATTTTTAGTTATCTTTGTATTGATAACATCATATGAAACTTGAGCATAGTATATTTTAAATTGGCATATATCAATCAAACTGCAaccaaaaaaaaatacaaaaatcatCCTGACTAGCATAGCAATAAATGCAACATGCAAACCCTTCTTTAACACCCCTCTCACACTCCCAAAAAAATAATAAGTACCTGGAATATTGGAGATGGAAACCATTCCACCTCATCTGCACTTCCATCCATGTTTATGTACATTTCTGCACTAAGGTGACTATCACCATCTTCTGAAAAAATGAGATCAAGTGCATGTTGGCGACAAAAAGTATCTTTTAATCTATCAACTGAACTCACAAGCCGTTTCCTCCATTCTCGCTGCTCAGGATGGCGATTTTGCCTATCCGAAGTCCTCCTACGGGGATCATCCTTGTAATTCGCTTGGTGCAGAGGAGAGAGCTTCATGGCAGCCCGTGGGAGCAGTTCATCAGCCAATAATGATGCATTGGCTAGCAATGCAATCTGCTGGGCTTCAGTTTCAGCCATCCGTACAATTTTATTACCTGAACCCTCAAAGTTTGCTTCTTCTTCTATTGAACCTGGTAATGCTTTTATCAGCATGTTCACATATGAATTAAATACTTGAAACAAGCCTTCCAGTGATTGACTTCCCAGCTGCATGCTTAAAAGTGGTCCAACATCCTCAAAGAAGTCCTAAAGAGCAAGTGAAACAATGTCACAAATGAAGGAACAATCAAAgaagaaatataaaaaataatcagTAATCACAGCTAACACAAGGAACATATGCACCAATGGTTAAGGAAAGCATTAATAATTCAAAAGCACTTTAGAGATGCAACAAGTTGATGAAGCAGCTCCACTCAATTGAAAGATCAAATTAAAGTGAATAATCCAGCAGTAAGCATATAgggggaaaataataataataataataataataataataataataataataataataatacataatctattattatataataaagcAAGAGCATTCAATTGCAATTAGATATTGTATTACCATAAAATTGCTGAAGCGGGAACATTGTTGATTGTAGTGAATGCACAAGTGTCCATTACTAAGTTACTCAATAAAAGGTTAATTAGATACCTATTTTAAATCTGTTCCATGGGTTCTCTATTATTCTACatttattttagttaaatataTCTCACTATGAATATTTATAACATCCATTATGTTTTCAACAAATACAAAAGTATGCCATCCATTCATAATTTTATAGTGTTCTAACCATATGTTTGACTACGCCATATTCATTCCCAAACTATAAACACTATACTATTATTTATGCTCAAGTATTATTTTCATGATGGTTATCCCATGATAAATTTCACATAATTTCAAATGATATTTTCACTTAGAGTTAGACCCACAGATAAAATCCAAGTCAACAAATATGCTGTAAAAGGAACAAAATTTTCAAGGTCAAAAGACCATTGAACCATCAAGCAGCAACCAAACAATTAAAAGACTAAATTGCCAGTCAAAAACTAAAGTTAGAGTAAATATCTAACTTTTTGTTGTCCATTTAAAAAAGCAATATGCAAAATAAATATCATCCGAACCAATTTTCAACCCATGAGAGGGAAAAAAAAGTCAGGTTTAAAGTTTCAAAATATGACTTAATAAATTGCAGAAGTATCAGTGATCAGAAAGTAAGGGATAAAACAATCTTGCGGTGATATTTTCCACAAATTGAAACACATTCAGTATGTCTTCAAGCAAGAATGATATACCAAGCAATTAAAGCAAAAATGACAATAAGGGGGAAAAGAAGGGAGAGAAACAAAGTTCAATTCATTAGAAATAATGTGGGAAAGATTGTTCACCTGGACCATCAAATTGAACCGATGGGCACTGCTTGTAAGTTTATGCTGAAATGCAGCCGTGTTACCAAGAGATGCAACAGAAGACCTACCAGACTGTTTTGGAGGGTAAGTAAGTATCCAATCATCAGCAGCAGCCAAAGCAGCAGTGCTCTCTTCAATTCGTTTAAGATTTGCATCTAATGCTTGCTCAACACTAGGTCTAAATAGTTTTAAGAGCACAGGACAAAGTGCCAAGCCACGAGCTTCCAACAAAGAACAATGACCTAAGGCTATTTGAACACACTCTGCAGCAGCTCTTAAACCTCCAGCAGCGGCTGAGGATGTTAATGCATGTCTTTTAACTAGAACAGCAAAGGCCTCTATTTGCTTTGTAGCCCACATTACAAGCTCAGAAGTATAAGCTGGTTCCTTGCCAAAAATAGACAAAGAATCACTAGCAGCTTGAGCTATAGCAGAGAACACTAACTGTGAAAGTGCAGCAGTATATGCCCCTCCATACGAGGTGCTCGATGGGCGAAGGCTTTGCATGTTGCACTGATATCTCTGGAAATGAGCATTGAGTAGTAAATTATGAGCACGAGGACCATCCCCCAGCTTTTTAAGAGCTGATATAGCTGCACGAAGTTCGCTTCCACGGGTAGAAGGTTGACAAGCAGCTTCAGCAAGCTGATCAGCTAACTTTTGCCGGCGCTCCATAAGAGCCGTCTGCAATGACCCAAGTATATCAGGACTCAATGATTTTGTTTCTTTTGCTTCAGATGCTACATGTTCTCCTTCATCAAGGGCTGCTATGGCTTCATCCACTCTCCTTTCGGCTAACAAAACATCAAGGAGATCAGGGAATTCAACTGACCACTTCTCCAAGTCAGAAGGTTCTCGATGTTCAGTATTTAACAAGCCATTTATTGCAGAGGCTTCCGAAGCTTTGGTAGATATTGAATCAATATGAACACCCTCCGCTAAACTGTGAATTAAAGTAGCCTGAGTAGATAGCAGATTTCTGATGGATGAAAGCTCCCCCTCTAAATCTGATATCTCTTTTGAAGTGCTTTAAGCAAGAAATAAAGATCATTCAAATTCCAAAATAATCAATAAACAAGGTattttaaagaaagaaaaaaagtgtTCTATAGCCTGAACATCTAGACTGATTCACAGTGGCATCAAGGTACCATTTGGTTCAAGTGAAGTGGGGCAAGCAGGGAGCAGTTTCAGATACCAGTATTTGTTTTACACAGGAATCACACTTCAAATAATCCCATATTTTAAAAGGGAATATAATTACTAAATTTATTTGGTTCACAAAATATTGCTTGCCTGTCAAAATAACATTCCCAATAAAGTGATCTCAAACTACCAAAAGTGCATTGCTATTGTGTTTGGTTTATAACATTCATGTGTTTTCTGGTTTTGTAATCATGAAAATATTTTGACAATATTACAATTATACCCTTATATTTAAcagttattatttaatattatcatGTCACTCTGGACTACTTTACCAAAAATATATTCTTTACAATAAAATGAAGGCCTATATTTATATCCTTAAATATTAAGGGCAAAGTAAAACAAATccaaaattttacattttttttcaattatagcCACCTTTTTTTAAAATCGTCAACAGGATTTATGAACTTCAGAGTTTGTAATGATTTTATGATGTAGGCAATTCCCAATTTCTCTAACTACAGTGTGTCCTATTGATATGGCATTGCGATGTAGCTTAATTTAATAATCTTTTAATGCTAATTGGGACAAGATCTGGCTGATTGGGaatgaaaaaatatataattttctcaATATTTTGAAACATTGACATAGAAAGAATGGTTAGGAAACTTGCCCACTTCTCTAACTACAGTGTGTCCTATTGATATGGCATTGAAATGTAGCTTAATTGAATAATTTTTTAATGCCAACTGGGACAACATCTGGCTGATTGGGAATGAAAAACATataattttctcaataatttgaaACATTGACATAGGAAGAATGGTTAGGAAACTTTACCTGCGTACAAGAGAGTGCAAAGCAGAAAAAAAATAAGGAGATAAGGAATACAAGCTACAAACAATGATAGATGGGGAAGAAGAAAGCATTATAGCTGATAAGAGCTTGAAGAATCAAGCATGAGAGAATAGGAGAATTATTATCCTGGTTAAATTACTTCTTGGATGAGAGACGATAAATGTTATTAGCACTTAAACCCACAAGTTGGTTTGGAAGCTTGGACTAGGGCAGTAAGCAAATATTCTAGAAAGATATCGATGAACTCGTAAAGAGGATATGTAATTACAAAATTACTTTTATTCTAGGTGATCTAAATGAGCATGTGAGAAGCAATAAGAAAGAATATGAGAGAGCACATGAAGTTTATGGTTCTAGGAGCAGAAAGACCAAAGAAAAACATTTTAGAGTTGCTTTGGCTTATGATCAAGTCCTAGGAAACAACTGTTGCGTAAAAAAGGTACAACCTAATTTCCTTTTAAAGTGGCTAAACAGTAGTCAAATACATTGCTCACAAGTCACAAGAACAACTAATCAAGCTTTATATAAGAACTAAAAGTCATAAAAGAGAGGCACTTGCCACTCAACACAAGCTGGTAGTCTCGAAATATGAATATTGAAAGATGAAGAAGTCATCATCGAAGTACTTTACACTAAGGACAAGGTATGGAATTTAAAAGGGGGAAAAAAGCAACACTCATAAAGTGAGCTCTTCAAGCATGAAACATGGAACGTTGACATGAAGGAAAGTACCATGTAGAGTGAGATGATGTCTAAGATTGAAAAAGCATgtaattttttggattttttcAGTCACTTGTccagaaaataatttttaattggtAAAGGAAAAAATGTCTTAATTATTAATGATAAtaagagaatttttttttattttaatcatcaTAATAATTGAGGCATGATTGTCAATATAGTTTTTCTCATATTCTTGGGAATGCGAGGTTCCCCTCCTTTAGTTTGGGAATCAAATTTTACTAAGCAATGACAATATTCATGTTTCAAAATATTTCTTTTCTTAACATTATTTGCTCATAAAGATTAGTCAAAAATATATGAGCACAGTGGATTTCGTGTTATTGCATTAAAATATGGCTCCATATCCTAGAAATCAAAGATACAACAAAATGCAACAAACAAAAATATAGTTAGCAAATGTATTTAATAGATATACAAACTACAAAGCCAAAAGTTCATTTATAAATTTGAGATTAATTTCAAAAAAATGTTGCACATTTGCAATAAAAATGAGATGTAGTGATGACTGCCATCACCAAAATAATTCAATAAGAACTTACCGAATGAAAGCTGCATAATTTGCATAGACACTCTTACGCATTTCTTCAGCTGAAGCTTTCTTCAAATCCAAAAGATATGAGCATAATTGTCTTATTTCCTGTAACCAGAAGTAAAAGTTTATCATAATTTGCAGTGACTCAAATACAaagttcaaaataaaaattaaaggttCCTCATCCCCAACAACAAAATTTCAGCAAACTGATATGAAGAATTCAATCAAATACAAAACAGAATATATTGACCTTGTCATTGAGAGAGCATTTAGACTGAACATAAGCATTGGCATCAAACTTATCGGACTTGAATACATTCAGACCTTCTTCAAGCTTCGTCCCATTCTCCTTCACCGGCGTTCCTCTGGAGCGACCAGGTTTCACTGTAGCCATAGAATTGTTCTTCTAACAACAAAATCAGATAAACTCCTTTGAATTAGTGATTTCAACTTTAACAGAGATCTAATCTCAAGCAGGTCAAGGAGAGTTGGCGAACAGAACAATGATTTCTTTCGGAAAGAAGAGAGAGGGGTGCTTTTTCCCTTTCTCTTCTCTATCaaccaaatatttttttttctttgtcaaAAATTTGAGCAGTATCACTCGTCACTCGTGGGACAGCAACTCAAGTCTTGCAAATGAACTTCACTGTGGTAAAAAAGTTAAGAATAAAATCTATTACAATATATAACAATCAAAGCAGGAAAGAAcattgtttcaacaaatggcttgatagacaaaaataaaaagatcTAAATATTTAGGATTTTGATCAATGATTTGTATCTGCAGGAGATCTAAGAAAGATCTTTAAGAGATTTAGTAAGATCTCTTAAAATCTGTGTGATTTATAGAAGTAAAATgacattacaaaaaaaaaatgtcaatCTCTTATCTTTGCATTTTTGCCTACAGAATTTCATCTTTGTATTTgcaacaaacaaaaaaaaaaggcaagGAAGCAATGCAACTGCAGGAGGTAATTGTCAACATGGTTCCAATTAGTTTCTATCTAGACAATctttatttctaacaattttatctaaagaaaaaaaaaagtgaaattgctACAAGAGGTAATACTCAAAATTCTTTAATTTGCATTCTcttttttatatatgtttatcaAAAAAGTTGAATTAGGTTGTTGGTTCCTTTTGTCATGTGGCTGAACAGTTATGGGATGCACGAAATATTGAAAGGCAAatcgaatttaaatatgaagttgaATGACCTATAGTTGCCTATCATAAACCGTTACAGCCTAGCAAAAGCTCAGCAAAATCAACAAAGATAATACTGCAGACACTTAACGAAAAAAACATATAAAAGTTCAAAACCTTTGAATGAATATTCTTTTTCACCAAATTAACAACAAACAAAGATGATTACCTGGTCCACTTCCCCTAATAATAATGTAATTTTATAAGTTTGAGGTAACCATTATTACGTTATACTAAAATCCATGACACTTTCACTGTTCCTAAGGAACAGTAGAAAAGACATCTTTATCCCTCATCTTTTATTTTACCTGCTGGTTGCTACATGAAAAAATCTTGAGGAAGAATTTGGTGCAGCTAGCTAGGTTTTGTTATCAAAGGCAttttacagttttttttttttttcactttttaaatttatttaatatttataaaaaatataatttaaataaaatttaattaaattataaattgaatAGTGAAAGTACTATTTTAGTCTTTAgcctttttgttttaattttaaattttttcccttttgctttttttatataattaaatttattcaacattcacataaaaaatattatttaaattttttcaaataattcaaaaaatataattacatgtaaaagatatttttattttttcataaataaataatttaaaaaatgaaattataaaaatacaacaatgataataaattaaaaataatttagactaatgtcatttaaaaaatactgcaaattatatatatataaaagtattaGGCAATCAATCCTAGCTATTTATATATATCAAAACAcaattttatgttattatttgAAGAAACAACAGTATAGTAAAATTTTCATTAAGTGTTTTTTCTTCTTACTTTAATTGGTTAAATCCTACCAATTTCTACCTTTATattttttcaatatttaattttaaaattttattttattttattttaattatttttaaattttaaataattatatttatcctAATCATTATAGATTATTTCTAAAGAAAAAATATACTAAATAACAATCATACTATAATTATAATGAATATATGAATTAAGACAATACTTTAACTTATTAATTCATAAaatcatattataattttttaggcTAAAATATTTATGGATATATTTTACTCATGTGAAAAATGGAAatagttaaataattttttaaaataaattataaataataattttatttaatatatatgaacatataaatttTCATTCTTACGGCAGCATCACACAGCTATTTTATACCTTGTTAACAACTAAAATTCACCATTTTAGCACACTTTTGCTCATTAAATAAGTGGACTATAGCATGTGAACTTAATCACATAACAAGTACACATGGACTATCACAAGTTCCTAAgattaaaaggaaaaaatattataattaacacAATCTTTTCAATTCTGTGGAAAATAAATGTTGTTGGGTTCAAAAAAAAACTAACAGTAAACAAAGTGTCTGTTCGGCAATTATTATTTGTGCTACCTACTACTGTGAGAAGCACTAGTTTAGAGGCCATTAAAATTTGTTTTTAAGTTAAATTTGGCAAATTTTAAGCACAAAGACTCCAAAATAGCTAATCAACTTTTTCAAACAGCATCTACGAGGGTGTTTTTCCAAAAAGTTTGAACCTCAATTTCAAGCAGctctaaataatttgaaaattatcattcaaaagaaaaaacatattgaaaaatgtcatgactaAGGATAGCCTACCCAGAAGGAGATACTCATCAAGAAAGGAGAATCAATTGCTCAGCTAGAATTTAGTTGCTTGTCAATTGCTTAGGGTGTATTTGGTTACATTGTAGCTTTCTTGTTTTTGGTTTAACAAAAACAACAAACTGtttcctactttttttttttttaagaaaaccaCTGCAAATCTTCTCTTTCCTCCATTCTTGTTTATTCTGCTTGCCTTCTATCTACTGACATTAAATCAACACCTTatcattttttattcattttttaacCTCTTTCACTTCATCTTTTCACAACAAATTAAAGCCactcaaaactaaaaaataaaaattaatccaACTATTTCCCAAAATGTTCAGACGTCATGAATCAAATGCTCCAGTATGGAAATGAGATAAATTAGTGTTGGAAGGAAAGAGACGAGAAAGGATGAGACCAAAAATGACATTTAAGGAAATAGTATCAAAGGAATTACATCTTTTAAATATTGATGCGAAATTGATCTCAAACAGAGTTGAATGGCAAAAACAGCCGATCTCTACTAGTTTGGGATTAAAGCTTAGTTATTGTTGTATTGCCCAAACTATTCTACCACCAATATCTTATTTTTGCATCATAACCATCAAGTTTTATGAGATTAAAGAGAAACCCAACAATTTCATGTTTCTCATGATCATCTAGCCCTAAATTCATGATTTTTATATCACCCAAAGCCATGACAACAGAGCCAAGTTTTAAGCAAACAAAGAATAATTAAAGGATCAAGTTCTAAATCTAGTGGATAAGAGATTATTGATGTGGATGACACTAAAGTGAAAGGAGCAAGGAGGAGATTAACGAGAAACAATCAAAAGGGAGGGTGGAGATTGTTGAGAGAGAAGAGAGTATTAAGTAGAATGACGCTTGTATTTTGACAGTAGCGTCAATAATATGAAAACCACAATTCATGGTTTCCTCTTTATCAATTTGCGTTTTGTGAAACATTGCAAGATATGCGGTTAAAGAATAAACACAGCACATCTTGCCGAACACATTGCACGTTGATTttccttaaaaaataaaataaaataaaatagaaatctGAAAATGC contains these protein-coding regions:
- the LOC131179323 gene encoding exocyst complex component EXO84B-like; translation: MATVKPGRSRGTPVKENGTKLEEGLNVFKSDKFDANAYVQSKCSLNDKEIRQLCSYLLDLKKASAEEMRKSVYANYAAFIRTSKEISDLEGELSSIRNLLSTQATLIHSLAEGVHIDSISTKASEASAINGLLNTEHREPSDLEKWSVEFPDLLDVLLAERRVDEAIAALDEGEHVASEAKETKSLSPDILGSLQTALMERRQKLADQLAEAACQPSTRGSELRAAISALKKLGDGPRAHNLLLNAHFQRYQCNMQSLRPSSTSYGGAYTAALSQLVFSAIAQAASDSLSIFGKEPAYTSELVMWATKQIEAFAVLVKRHALTSSAAAGGLRAAAECVQIALGHCSLLEARGLALCPVLLKLFRPSVEQALDANLKRIEESTAALAAADDWILTYPPKQSGRSSVASLGNTAAFQHKLTSSAHRFNLMVQDFFEDVGPLLSMQLGSQSLEGLFQVFNSYVNMLIKALPGSIEEEANFEGSGNKIVRMAETEAQQIALLANASLLADELLPRAAMKLSPLHQANYKDDPRRRTSDRQNRHPEQREWRKRLVSSVDRLKDTFCRQHALDLIFSEDGDSHLSAEMYINMDGSADEVEWFPSPIFQELFLKLNRMASIAADMFVGRERFATLLLMRLTETVILWLSEDQSFWDDIEEGPRPLGPLGLQQFYLDMKFVMCFASQGRYLSRNLHRVVNEIISKAVAAFSATGMDPDSLLPEDDWFNDICQEAVERLSGKPKAIDGDRELNSPTASVSAQSISSVRSHGSS